A stretch of the Lolium perenne isolate Kyuss_39 chromosome 3, Kyuss_2.0, whole genome shotgun sequence genome encodes the following:
- the LOC127341528 gene encoding clavaminate synthase-like protein At3g21360: protein MQIAQMAGSSFFQEACLPEQRAVEGVAFPAVLVPSGGPPAQESLDEFLAAVRSERASRVEPLLRDAGAVLLRGFAARTAADFDRAVDAFGYEELPYVGGAAPRSNVVGRVFTANESPPDQKIPFHHEMAQVPTFPAKLFFFCEVEPKSGGETPIVLSHYVYKRMNEKFPEFVEKLEKHGLIYTRVLGEGDDPSSPIGRGWHSTFLTKDKAVAEERAAKLGMNLEWTDDGVKTVMGPIPAVKWDEVRMRKIWFNSMVAAYTGWKDARNDPVKAVTFGDGSPLPADVIEECGKILEEECVAIPWQQGDILLIDNWAVLHSRRSFEPPRRVLASLCK from the exons ATGCAGATAGCGCAGATGGCGGGGAGCAGCTTCTTCCAGGAAGCGTGCCTCCCGGAGCAGCGGGCCGTCGAGGGCGTCGCCTTCCCCGcggtgctcgtcccgagcggcgGACCACCGGCACAAGAAAGCCTCGACGAGTTCCTGGCGGCGGTGCGGTCGGAGCGGGCGTCCCGGGTGGAGCCGCTGCTGCGGGATGCAGGGGCCGTGCTGCTGCGTGGGTTTGCCGCGCGGACGGCGGCGGACTTCGACCGCGCCGTGGACGCGTTCGGGTACGAGGAGCTGCCGTACGTCGGCGGCGCGGCGCCCCGCAGCAACGTTGTGGGGCGGGTCTTCACCGCCAACGAGTCGCCGCCCGACCAGAAGATCCCCTTCCACCACGAGATGGCGCAG GTTCCAACATTCCCAGCGAAATTGTTTTTCTTCTGTGAAGTGGAACCGAAGAGTGGTGGAGAGACGCCGATAGTGCTGAGCCATTATGTTTATAAGAGGATGAACGAAAAATTTCCGGAATTTGTGGAGAAATTGGAAAAGCATGGCCTTATATACACGCGGGTCTTAGGAGAGGGTGATGACCCATCTTCTCCAATCGGCCGTGGATGGCACTCTACATTTCTCACTAAAGATAAAGCCGTTGCCGAGGAAAG GGCTGCGAAGCTTGGAATGAACCTGGAATGGACTGACGACGGAGTTAAAACAGTAATGGGTCCGATACCTGCAGTTAAGTGGGACGAGGTCCGAATGAGGAAAATATGGTTCAACAGCATGGTTGCTGCCTACACCGGGTGGAAGGATGCTCGGAACGATCCTGTTAAGGCTGTCACGTTTGGTGACGGCTCACCCTTGCCTGCCGATGTCATAGAAGAATGTGGGAAGATCTTAGAGGAGGAATGTGTCGCCATTCCGTGGCAGCAAGGTGACATTCTTCTCATTGACAACTGGGCAGTCTTGCACTCTCGGCGGTCTTTCGAGCCTCCACGGCGCGTACTTGCTTCTCTTTGTAAATAG